The Haloplanus sp. CK5-1 genome contains a region encoding:
- a CDS encoding ATP-binding protein has translation MRLFIGEELENGEDTYIDATSARSILACGKRGTGKSYALGDIVEEIHTEGIDVVPLVIDPMGIYWTMAEENEEQRDLLWDWGLNEEGFPVNLLVPGEPEERFDEEVLREFERRGIDINPLLLNPSDMSPDGWCDLFDLNINKPMGIALYRAVRKLNDEYEDGDFYLDDIIKKIEMDGDANERTQEALLNRLEMAHDWGIFADSYQDIFRTVDEDRINILDVSVIEPGKYGLRNLVVEVLGKELFRRRQAARRREELQLGVDIPKVWLFIDEAHNFVPSGKSSLAKDTIIRWVKEGRQPGLSIVVATQQPSAIDSNVLSQCDVILCHKITTREDIKSLNKLSQDYMSGALKTYVQNIDNVGEAVYVDDEEETVKMVQIRPRKSKHGGGEA, from the coding sequence ATGAGACTGTTCATCGGAGAAGAACTCGAAAACGGCGAAGACACGTACATAGATGCAACAAGCGCCAGGTCAATCCTTGCCTGCGGAAAACGCGGAACCGGGAAAAGCTATGCACTCGGTGACATTGTAGAGGAGATCCACACCGAAGGAATCGACGTTGTTCCTCTCGTGATTGACCCGATGGGGATTTACTGGACAATGGCGGAAGAAAATGAGGAACAACGGGACCTGCTTTGGGACTGGGGGCTAAACGAAGAAGGTTTTCCTGTGAATCTGCTCGTTCCCGGTGAACCTGAAGAGCGGTTCGACGAAGAAGTTCTGAGAGAGTTTGAACGCCGCGGAATCGATATTAACCCGTTGCTGCTGAACCCGTCAGATATGTCTCCTGACGGGTGGTGTGACCTCTTTGACCTGAATATCAACAAGCCCATGGGGATTGCTCTGTACCGGGCAGTCCGAAAGCTGAACGACGAATATGAGGATGGAGATTTCTATCTCGATGACATCATAAAGAAGATCGAGATGGATGGTGACGCGAACGAGCGAACCCAAGAAGCCCTTCTAAACCGGTTAGAAATGGCTCATGACTGGGGGATTTTCGCTGATTCCTACCAGGACATCTTCCGGACTGTTGACGAAGATCGAATCAATATCCTGGATGTCAGTGTCATCGAACCTGGAAAATACGGACTCCGAAACCTCGTTGTCGAGGTACTCGGAAAGGAACTGTTCCGTCGTCGCCAGGCTGCTCGTCGGCGAGAAGAACTCCAGCTCGGTGTTGATATTCCGAAGGTGTGGCTGTTCATCGACGAAGCACACAACTTCGTGCCGAGCGGGAAATCATCACTGGCAAAGGACACAATTATCCGGTGGGTGAAAGAAGGCCGCCAACCGGGCTTGTCAATCGTCGTTGCAACGCAGCAACCATCGGCAATTGACAGCAATGTCCTGTCGCAATGCGACGTGATTCTGTGTCATAAGATCACGACGAGAGAGGACATTAAATCGCTCAACAAACTCAGTCAGGACTACATGAGTGGTGCGCTGAAGACC